DNA sequence from the Actinacidiphila yeochonensis CN732 genome:
CCGCGATCCAGCGCCTCCAGCCCCATATCCACAACATGCTCAACGATCCGGAACCTCGACCGTTACCGAGCCATGAGCCGGAGCCCGGGCGAGACGAACCCGCTCGCCACCCCATGTGAATAGCTACCGCTGTGCCTGGTTAGGGCCGAGGGGCAGTGCAGCTGAGCAGACCTCGCAGAGCCTTAGCGATGGCGGCGACGACAGTTCTGCTCCTTCAGCCAGGGATGCAACTGGGTGAGGCGGTGGTGCATTTCGCCAGCGGTATGCCCGCTGACGACACGGTTGGGAACACGTTCGGCGTTTCGAAGAGGGCCTTCCGGGCGGCAGGGGACGCTCGCAGATGGGACACAGGGGTGGTTCGGTTTCCTCGGCCTGGTCGGATCGTTCTGGGCGGCGTCGCTGTCGTTCGAGGTAGGCGTCCCGGCGGCAGCGCGATGAGCACAGGTGGCGGCGCCGTCCGGGTCGGATTCGCATGATCTCGCCGCACTGACTGCAGGGCACTCGCATCCACTCGCTGAGTGGGTGGCGTCTGCGGTATGCCTTCTGGCGGCAAGCCTGCGAACAGCGCAGTGCTTGACGTCCGAGGATGCCGAGCGGCGGCATGGCGGCGCCGCACTCTAGGCAGTGCCGGGTCTCCAGCGTGATCCGCAGGAAGTCCGGATCGCGGCCCGTGACGGCCGCCAGCCGCGACCAGCTCGGGATGCCTCGATGATCCGGCGGTTCGCAGAGAAACATCCGTAGATAGCCGGGGGTCAGGTGGTTGGCATGGGCGAGGCGGACGATGAACGACCGGACTCCTTCGCCGCCTCGCGGGCGGACCTGGACGGGCAACGGGCGGATATTTCCGCTGATCACGCTGCTTTCGATGATGCTCATGAGGCCGGTTTGGACTTCCGGGTCTCGGCTGCGCGGTCGAGTTTCACGTTCTGCAGGGACTTGCGGGTGATCTTCTCGGTGCCGTCCAGGATGGCGTCGAGGGCGGCCCCGCGGATGAGGTGGGACAGCGAGCCGATCATGCCGCCGGTGCGGTCGTGGAGGTAGTGGGCCAGCCCTTCCAGGGTTCCCGGCCGGTGGTGGTGCAGCCGCAGAGCTTCTTCGAGGGTGGTGACCAGGCCGGTCCACTCCTCGGTGCGGGGGAACGCGACGGTTTCGATGACTCCGAACCGGCTCGCGATCTGACGTCCCCGGGTGCCGTTGAACAGGCCATTTGCCTCCAGGTCGACTCCGGCATAGACGAAAGTGGCCGGGATGCGCTCGGAGAAGTACTTCAGGGTGTCGGAGACCTCGGCTCCGCTGCGGGTCGCGAGGGAGAGATTGTGCAGTTCGTCCACTTTACCGACCGCAGGAGCTCGTGAACCGGCTCTGAACTGCGACGATTCATAGACTACATGTCCGTGACGCTGGGTTGGGGCTCTTCGGTGTCGCCTGTTGGGGTGATTCTTTTAGTGGCTGTTTGCCGTGACACGGCCATGAGGAGGCGGGGGCGGCCCGTCGGGTTGCCCCCGCCTGCGGGGGCGTTCAGTATGCGGGGAATGCCCAGCCACCGGGGTAGAAGGGCTCGCGATCGGCGCGGAAGGCACGTGTGGCGCGGGCCAGTGTGCCGGGCCGCAGTTCCTGGACCAGGCCTGCGGCTGCGAGGGAGGCGAGCGTCGTGCCGCCCAGAAAGACAGCACCCAGCTCGGCCGAGGTCAGGTGCAGGTCTGCGGGGGCTTTCGTGCGCCCGCAGGTGACTGTGTCCCCCTCGGCCTGCAGCCGGTAGCGTCCGGTGTTCCAGGGGCAGACGTGGTCCTCGACGTCCAGGACCACGTCCAGCGGTGTCGAATAGCGGCGTCCAGCGAGGGCCCGGTCGACATCGACGAGCCGAACCCACAGCCGGTCGACCACGGTCGAGCGCACCGCCCGCGGTTCGGTCAGCAGGTGCGGCAACGCCTCATCCACGGCGGCCTCGTACTCGATCCACGGCACCAGGTCGATCCCGGCGAGGAAGTGCCACAGCGCGGCGTATGCCGACCGAGTGGCCGTCGCCAGCTCCACGAGCTGCACCGCGCTTGCGTTGTTGCCCAGGGCGTCCCGCGCGCTGTTGAGCCGGTAGAGCGCGTACCCGGTGGCGTCGCCGCCTGGGCTGTGGTGCACGGCGAATCGCAGCGATGTCGCTCCCCCGCGCGAGTGCGGCGCGTCGTTCAGCCGGCTGTTCCAGAACCGGTTGGTTCGGTCGGGCCAGCCGATTGAGCCGGTCCGGACCTGGTCGTAGACCTTCTCCATCAACGGCCGGGCTTCGTCGCGGCTCAGGAGCCGGATGGTCCCGTCGCCGAAGTCGATTCCGGGGCGGAAGTGCATGGCCCGCTTCTCGCACCGGAGCTGGTTGCCGCGCGTGGCGGGACCGTAGCCGAAGCGGCCGTAGATCGCGGCCTCAGAGGGACGCAGTGCGGCGATCGGCTCACCACCGGACTCGTGCAGGCCGGTGAGCTGCTTGCGCATCATCGAGGTGAGGATGCCGCGGCGCCGGTGGGTAGGGGCCACGCCGACCCAGGTGACGCCTGCGACCGGGAGCACGGCGCCGGGAACCGTGAGGGACCGGGGGTGGACGGCGGCGCCTCCCACAGGGGTGTCCCCGTCGAACGCGCCTATTGTGCGGTCCAGCTCGATGGTGGCGCGTTCGTTTGCGAGTTCCTCATCGGAGAGGTCACCGCCGTAGGTGTCAGTGACCATGCGGGCCCAGATGTTGAACTCGCTGTCGCTGACGGGGCGGAGGATATAGGGATCAGTCACCGAGCCTGTGTAGTGGACATCGGGCCGAAGCGCGATCGAATTATCCTCAAGGAAGCCGGTCTTGTCGGTCTGCGTGGTCATTGCTGGGCTCTTCGGTGAGTCGAGCCTCCAGATCCGCGACCCGGCGGTCCTGGAATCTGAGGTTGGATCGGGCGGCCTTGAGGCGTTCGTCGAAGGATCGGTTGTCGGTGGTGAGCTGGCGAACGCGCTGTTTGAGGGTGGTGTTCTCGGCGGTGATCCGCTGGATGGCTTCCTGGGTCCATTCGGCTTCCAAGTCGCGTACCTGGCCGAGTAGTTCGCCGATTCGGGTGCGCTGGGTGAGGATCTCGGCGTGGGCGGCTTTGAGGGCGTCCTCGGCGTTCAGGGCCCGCTGACGCCAGGTCGCCTCGCGTGCCTCGTCCTGGTCGGTGACCATCTGGCTCCGTCGTTCGCCGGCTTCGGCCATCGCGGTGGCGACTGCGGCTCTGGCGTCGGGGTGGTCGTAGAGGAAGGTGCGGGACACGTTGGCGCGGCGGGCGACGGCGGCGACGCTGATCTGGGTCTTCTCGCGGCGGAGCCGGGTGATGGCGTCGCGGACTCGTCCGAGGGCGGCGTCGGTGCTGCGGTGGCGGGCGGCCAGGGCGGGGGCCGTGCGCGCGTCGGGGACGGTGGTCGTCACGCGCATTGCTCCTGTTCGTCGGTGGTGTCGTCGGCCTGGTCCTGCTCGTCGCCGGCGGCTGCCTCGGCGAGGTCGGCGGCTCGGAGTTGCACAGACCTCCGCGGTGAACGCGAAGACCTCAGCGGCCTCCTCATCGACGAGACCCTCCGGCCGGACATCGACCACCACACCGGTGCCATCGGCCAGCCGAGCGAAGTAGTCCGGAGTGTGCTGACGATCCCGATCGCCATCCCACCAGGACAGGCAGAACGGCTGCGAGGCCAAGGCCACCACCGCAGGGTCGAAGTCCAGGGCCATCGCGGCATCCCGCTCGACCCACGACTCGTAACCCACCAGGTCACGCGAGGACGCCGCCCAGTACTCACCCGTGAAGTTCTTCTGCCCCTCGAACGCGATGAACCTCCTAACCGGGGCAGCACGCTCGAAGGGCTCGTCCCAGCAGCGGGCCAGTGACCCCAGCCGTCCGACCCCGTCGACGCCGACGAAACCCACCTGCACGTCCGACACGTACTCCCATGCGGACCCCGACCTCACCGGCTCGCTCACGGCCACCTCCCCCGACGCTCTCGCTGTCAGCGTCGGCCACCCGAAACGCGGCCATGCCCCGGAGCCACAAGCCATCACCCCATCGAGCGACCACCCGTTCCGTACACCGTGAGAACCAGATCACTTGAGACCACAAACGAACCGGACCAGATCACCTGAGACAGGGGCCAGGTCGACGAAGGCAGGACAACATCCGCGCAGGTCGGAGGCTGTTGTCAGCCGATCGGTTCCGATATATCGTTGAGGTATCGCGAAAGATCTACGAAAGAAGGAGCGACATCATGCACTCCCACGGAAACGGACATGGACACGGCCCGGCGGACGCACACCCGCACGGGCACCACGGACCCTGCGGCGGCGGCCCGCACGGGTGGGGCGAGCGGGACGGGCGCCGCGCGGCGTTCGGGCCGTTCGGGCCGCCCTTCGGCGGCGGCGGGCCGTTCGGCCCCGGCGGCGGACGGGGGCGCGGCGGGCCGCGCGGACGGGCCAGGCGCGGAGACGTGCGGGCCTCGATCCTGGCGCTGCTCAAGGACCGCCCGATGCACGGCTACGAGATGATCCAGGAGATCGCCGAACGCAGCGGCGGCGCGTGGAAGCCCAGCCCCGGCTCGGTCTACCCGACGCTGCAGCTGCTGGAGGACGAGAGCCTGATCGCCAGCGAGAGCGAGGGCGGCAAGAAGCTCTTCGCCCTCACCGACACCGGCCGCGCCGAGGCCGACGCCGGGCCCGAGGCGCCCTGGGAGGACGCCGGGCGCGGCGTCGACTGGGACGCGCTCAACGAGGTCAGGAAGGCCGGCGGGGGGCTGATCGAGGCGTTCCGCCAGGTGTGGGCCACCGGTACGCCCGAGCAGCGCGAGCGTGCCCTCAAGGTGGTCAACGAGGCCCGCAAGCGGCTCTACCTGATCCTCGCCGACGAGGACGAGGGCTGAAGCAGCCCGCCGGGGCTGCCGGGACCGCCCGGCTGTCCCCGACCCGCCACGGCCCCGCTGTACGCCGCACCGAGCGCGTACGGCGGGGCCGCGTCACGCCCGCGTCATGCCCGCGCGGACATCGGCCCGCGCACCCGGGACCCGGTCCCGGTGCCGCCCGCCCTACCTGCGCGGCCCGCTGGAGCCGCGCACCAGCAGCCGCGTCGGCACGATCCGCGGCGGCTCCGGCGCGGGCTCCGGCTCCCGCCGCCCCGCCGAGGGCCCCGCGTCGAGCAGATCCCGCAGCGCCGCCACCGCGGCCTCGCCGAGCGCGCGCTGGTCCTGCGCCACCGTGGACAGCGCCGGCCGGACCAGCGAGGCCGCGTCGATGTCGTCGAAGCCCACCACCGACAGGTCGCCGGGGACGGTGAGCCCCGCGTCCGCGGCGGCGTGCATCGCCCCGATCGCCATCTGGTCGCCCGCGGCGAAGATGGCCGTCGGCGGTTCGGGCAGCGCCAGCAGCCGCCGACCGGCGGCCTCCCCGCTGGCCAGGAAGAAGTCCCCCTCCACCACGTACTCCTCCGGCACGCCGAGCCCCAGGGCCGCGCACGCCCGCCGGTAGCCGGCCAGCCGCTCCGCGGCCGGCGGCAGGTGCAGCGGCCCGGTCACCGTGGCGATCCGGCGGTGCCCCAGGTCGTACAGGTGCCGTACGGCCGCCTCCGCGCCGGCGGCGTTGTCGGAGCTGACGCGGACGGTGAGCGGACCGGTGTAGGAGGTGTCGATGCCGGCGCACGGCACCGTCGAGGCGGCCAGCGTGCGCAGGCAGTGGTCGTCCGGGGGAGTGGTCAGCATGATCACGCCCTCCAGGTTGTGCCGCCGCACCGCCTGCACGTAGGCGGTGTCGGGCTCGTGCGGGGCCGCCGTGGTGAGCAGCATCAGGTGGTAGTCGGCCTCGGACAGGGCCGCGCGCACCGCGGTCAGCAGCCCCAGCAGGAACGGGTTGTGCAGCCCGCGCGCCTCCTGCCCGCTGTCCCAGATCAGTCCGATGGTGTCCGAGCGCCTGCGGACCAGCGTGCGGGCCGGCTCGTTGGGGGCGTAGCCGAGTTCGCTCGCCAGCCGGCGTATCCGCGCGCGGGTGGCCTCGCTGACCTCGGCCCGGTCGTTGAGCGCCCGGGAGACCGTCGCGGTCGACACCCCGCTGCGGCGGGCGAGTTCGCGGATGTTCACACAAGACCCGTTCTGCGTGATCGGACACGGACGGCGGCACCCGGCGCGTGACGCTCTGGGGCAAGCGTGCGCCAAAACGGCGCACGCGTACAGCCTTGACGGTCGCAGAGATCCCGAGCGGGGATTCCGGCCGGTCGGGACGTTCACGGCATCCGCCGGTCGCCCGCACGGGGAACCGCCCCGTGAGGGAACGGAGTTCCTCGCGGTTCTCGGCAGTCTCGGCCGCCGAGCGCACCCGTGAGCACGGCGCAGCCCGGCGCGGGACGTCGCCGACTCCGGTGCCGGAGCCGGTGGCCTGGTGTGCCGGTGTACGTCGTCGAAGCGGTCCGGCGACGTACTCGCGCACGGTCACGCGGGGCGTGCCGCCGATCGCCCCTGCACCCCACCACAGGGCCCGGCATCACCGGCGGCACCGGCGGCAACCGCGGTTCCGGGCCGGGTCCGGGCGGGCTCCGGGCGGGTCGTACCGCCCGGGACCGGCCGTTGTGCGGTGGGATGGGAGCGCGAGGCCCGCCCCGCCGCCCCGCCGCCCGGAACAGGGACGGTGGGCTGGATCGGGGGGACCGGGCCGGAAGTGATCGGGCGAGCGGAACGGAAGGCGGGACACGTGGCCGGCAGGCACGACGGCGGAGCACCGGACGACGCGCGGCGGCGGAGGGCGGCCGGGCCGGCGGCAGGCGTAACGGCCCGGGCCGCCGCCTCCGGGGGCGGAGCCGGCGTACGGCCGGCCGGCGACCGGGCGCCGGACGAGGCACTGCTCGCCAAGGCGCGGGCCGCGCCCGTCCTGGCCGGCCCGCTGCCGTCCTTCGACCCGCGCACCGCGCCCGCCTCCCCCGGTGACCTGTTCGCCGCCTGGCTGGAGCAGGCCCTGGACGACGGGGTGCCCGAGCCGCACGTCATGACGCTCAGCACCGCCTCGGCCGACGCCGTCCCGGATGCCCGGGTGCTGGTGCTGCGCGGCATCGACACCGCGGCCTGCGCCTACGCCTTCGCCACCGACACGCGCAGCCCGAAGGCGGCCGACCTCGCCGCCAACCCGAGAGCGGCGCTCAGCTGGTACTGGCCCGCGCACGGACGCCAGATCCGGATGGCCGGGCGGGTCGAGGTCCGCGGCCCCGAGGCGACCCGGCGCGACTTCCTCGGGCGCGGCCCGCACGCTCGCGCCGCCGCCTTCGCCGGACCGATGAGCGCGCCGCTGGCCGGGCCCGAGGAGTACGAACGCGCCATGGCGGAGGCGCGCGGCACCGTAGCCGCCGAGCCGGAGCGGGTGCCGGCCACCCACGTGCTGTACCAACTGCGCGCCGAACGGGCGGAGTTCTGGCAGGCCGACCCGCCCCGGTTCCACCTGCGCCTGCGCTATACCAGGGACGCCGCCACGGACGCGTGGGACCGCGACCTGCTCTGGCCCTGAACCGCCGCCGCGCGGCGGGCCGGCGTCGGCGGTGCGGCGGCTCCGAGCACCGTCCGCCGACCCGTGAGCCCGGCTGCCGGCCCCGCGAGCCCCGCCCGCAGCCGCCCGCCCCGCCTGCCCGCCTGCCTGCCCGCCCGCCCCGCCTCGGCGGAGGCGCCAAGGGAGCTGACCGCACGCGGGGTTGACGGGAGCCGCTACGGTGGGGGCGTGCACGCGACGGTCCTTTCGCCTCCCGCCGCCTGACAGGCGGGCGGCGCGCAGCTGATCGGTGCCGGAGGTGAGGCCGAGGCCCGGCCACCCCCGGCGGTGCGGCGCTGCCCGCAGACGGTGACGTCCGACTCCGACTCACCCTTCGCGGGAGACCCCCTTGTCGCACCAGCACGTTCAGCCTGCCCAGGCACCCCGTCCCGTCGCACCGGCCGCGCCCGACCCTGGTGCCGCCGAGCGGACACCGCCGAACCGGGCCACGACGGTCCGGGCACTGCTCTACGTCCTCGCCGCCGCCACGTCCTGGGGCACCGCCGGCGCCGCGGCGTCGCTCCTGTACCGGAGCAGCGGCCTCAGCCCGCTCGCCCTGACCTTCTGGCGTGCCGCCGGCGGATTCGTCCTGCTGCTGGCCGTTCGCGCGCTGCGGCCCGCCGCCCGCCGTAGCGGCCCTGCCGGCCCAACCTGCCCAACCTGCCCATCCGGTCCTTCCGGCTGCTCCGGCCCGGACGCGCCGGGGCGGCGGCGCCGAGCCGTCCTGCACACCGCGGCGACCGGCGCGGGGCTGACGCTCTTCCAGGCCGCCTACTTCTGCGCCGTCCAGGCCACCGGCCTCGCGGTGGCCACCGTGGTGACGCTGGGCTCTGCGCCGATGATGATCGCCCTGGCCGCGCGGCCGGCCATGGGCGAGCGGCTGGGCCGCGGCGGCGCGGCCGCGGTGGCCGGTGCGGCGGCCGGACTGGCCGTCCTGGTCCTCGGTGGCGGGGGCGCCGGAGTACGGCCGGCGGGTGTGGGGCTGGCCCTGCTGTCGGCCGCCGGCTACGCGGGCGTCACCCTGCTCACCCGCTGGCACGGGCGGGCGGGCACCGCCGGCGACCCGCTGGAGACCTCGCTGCGCGCCTTCGGCGTGTGCGCGCTGGTGCTGCTGCCGGTCGCCTGCGCCCAGGGGCCGCTGCCGCACGCGGCGCACCTGGGCCGCACCCTGCTGCTCCTCGGCTACCTGGCGTCGGTGCCGACCGCGGTGGGGTACGCCCTGTACTTCGCCGGAGCCGCCGTGCTGCGGGCCGCGACGGTCTCCGTGGTGGCGCTGGCCGAGCCGGTCTCGGCGGCCGGGATCGCCGTCGCGCTGCTCGGGGAGCGGCTCACCCCGGCCACCGTCGCCGGGACGTCGATGCTGCTGGCCGCCGTGGCCTGCCTGGCCTGGCAGGAACTGCGCCAGGGCGGGCAGGACCAGGCAGGACCGGGGGCGGCCGCGTCAGTCGCGTGACAGTTGCCGCAACTGGTTGCGCAGGGCGCCCTGGTCGCCGGGGGCGCCCCGCTCGGCGAGCAGGCCGGAGACCCGGTGGCGTACCGGCTCCGGCTTGTTCGCGCCGAACTTGAACTTAGCCCGCACCTCGGTGACCTCGATCCGCACCCCTCGCAGGCCCGGCAGCATCCGGCCGAACGGCTCGGTGCCGGGCGCCACGGGGGCGGTGCCGCCCTCCGGCTGGAAGTGCGCGGTCTGCCGGCGCAGCAGCTCCGCCTTCTCCTCCGGGTCGTCCACCACCGCGGCCGTGCCGAGGAGTTGGACGGCGGCGTAGAAGCTCGTCGGCGTGCCGTGCTCTGGCGGGGCGTCCACCGGGGCGTGCCAGGGACCGGGGACGAACGCGTAGTCGTCGACGACGCTCAGCGTCACCCGGGGCGCGGCCGCCAACGCGGCCCACAGCGGGTTGGGCCGCGCCAGGTGGAGCAGCACCTCGCCGAGCCGTCCGGGTTCCGGATCGTAGAGGAAGTGCGCCGGCTGGACGAACGGGGGCTCGCCGTCGAGGCCGTTGACGGCGAGCTGCCCGAAGTCGTGGGCGGCCAGCCAGGCGCGCCACTC
Encoded proteins:
- a CDS encoding GNAT family N-acetyltransferase; this translates as MTTQTDKTGFLEDNSIALRPDVHYTGSVTDPYILRPVSDSEFNIWARMVTDTYGGDLSDEELANERATIELDRTIGAFDGDTPVGGAAVHPRSLTVPGAVLPVAGVTWVGVAPTHRRRGILTSMMRKQLTGLHESGGEPIAALRPSEAAIYGRFGYGPATRGNQLRCEKRAMHFRPGIDFGDGTIRLLSRDEARPLMEKVYDQVRTGSIGWPDRTNRFWNSRLNDAPHSRGGATSLRFAVHHSPGGDATGYALYRLNSARDALGNNASAVQLVELATATRSAYAALWHFLAGIDLVPWIEYEAAVDEALPHLLTEPRAVRSTVVDRLWVRLVDVDRALAGRRYSTPLDVVLDVEDHVCPWNTGRYRLQAEGDTVTCGRTKAPADLHLTSAELGAVFLGGTTLASLAAAGLVQELRPGTLARATRAFRADREPFYPGGWAFPAY
- a CDS encoding TnsA-like heteromeric transposase endonuclease subunit — translated: MSEPVRSGSAWEYVSDVQVGFVGVDGVGRLGSLARCWDEPFERAAPVRRFIAFEGQKNFTGEYWAASSRDLVGYESWVERDAAMALDFDPAVVALASQPFCLSWWDGDRDRQHTPDYFARLADGTGVVVDVRPEGLVDEEAAEVFAFTAEVCATPSRRPRRGSRRRRAGPGRRHHRRTGAMRVTTTVPDARTAPALAARHRSTDAALGRVRDAITRLRREKTQISVAAVARRANVSRTFLYDHPDARAAVATAMAEAGERRSQMVTDQDEAREATWRQRALNAEDALKAAHAEILTQRTRIGELLGQVRDLEAEWTQEAIQRITAENTTLKQRVRQLTTDNRSFDERLKAARSNLRFQDRRVADLEARLTEEPSNDHADRQDRLP
- a CDS encoding PadR family transcriptional regulator; the protein is MHSHGNGHGHGPADAHPHGHHGPCGGGPHGWGERDGRRAAFGPFGPPFGGGGPFGPGGGRGRGGPRGRARRGDVRASILALLKDRPMHGYEMIQEIAERSGGAWKPSPGSVYPTLQLLEDESLIASESEGGKKLFALTDTGRAEADAGPEAPWEDAGRGVDWDALNEVRKAGGGLIEAFRQVWATGTPEQRERALKVVNEARKRLYLILADEDEG
- a CDS encoding LacI family DNA-binding transcriptional regulator gives rise to the protein MNIRELARRSGVSTATVSRALNDRAEVSEATRARIRRLASELGYAPNEPARTLVRRRSDTIGLIWDSGQEARGLHNPFLLGLLTAVRAALSEADYHLMLLTTAAPHEPDTAYVQAVRRHNLEGVIMLTTPPDDHCLRTLAASTVPCAGIDTSYTGPLTVRVSSDNAAGAEAAVRHLYDLGHRRIATVTGPLHLPPAAERLAGYRRACAALGLGVPEEYVVEGDFFLASGEAAGRRLLALPEPPTAIFAAGDQMAIGAMHAAADAGLTVPGDLSVVGFDDIDAASLVRPALSTVAQDQRALGEAAVAALRDLLDAGPSAGRREPEPAPEPPRIVPTRLLVRGSSGPRR
- a CDS encoding pyridoxine/pyridoxamine 5'-phosphate oxidase, whose amino-acid sequence is MAGRHDGGAPDDARRRRAAGPAAGVTARAAASGGGAGVRPAGDRAPDEALLAKARAAPVLAGPLPSFDPRTAPASPGDLFAAWLEQALDDGVPEPHVMTLSTASADAVPDARVLVLRGIDTAACAYAFATDTRSPKAADLAANPRAALSWYWPAHGRQIRMAGRVEVRGPEATRRDFLGRGPHARAAAFAGPMSAPLAGPEEYERAMAEARGTVAAEPERVPATHVLYQLRAERAEFWQADPPRFHLRLRYTRDAATDAWDRDLLWP
- a CDS encoding DMT family transporter; its protein translation is MLYVLAAATSWGTAGAAASLLYRSSGLSPLALTFWRAAGGFVLLLAVRALRPAARRSGPAGPTCPTCPSGPSGCSGPDAPGRRRRAVLHTAATGAGLTLFQAAYFCAVQATGLAVATVVTLGSAPMMIALAARPAMGERLGRGGAAAVAGAAAGLAVLVLGGGGAGVRPAGVGLALLSAAGYAGVTLLTRWHGRAGTAGDPLETSLRAFGVCALVLLPVACAQGPLPHAAHLGRTLLLLGYLASVPTAVGYALYFAGAAVLRAATVSVVALAEPVSAAGIAVALLGERLTPATVAGTSMLLAAVACLAWQELRQGGQDQAGPGAAASVA
- a CDS encoding FMN-binding negative transcriptional regulator, with product MLIHPWDAAADDAEWRAWLAAHDFGQLAVNGLDGEPPFVQPAHFLYDPEPGRLGEVLLHLARPNPLWAALAAAPRVTLSVVDDYAFVPGPWHAPVDAPPEHGTPTSFYAAVQLLGTAAVVDDPEEKAELLRRQTAHFQPEGGTAPVAPGTEPFGRMLPGLRGVRIEVTEVRAKFKFGANKPEPVRHRVSGLLAERGAPGDQGALRNQLRQLSRD